The Periplaneta americana isolate PAMFEO1 chromosome 16, P.americana_PAMFEO1_priV1, whole genome shotgun sequence genome segment tataatttatttgtaacatgagctatatgtataaaatatccgtccaattcaatttcaaatctaaagattatatcaacaattatcctgtattatttcacattttacataacgctcatgaatctcatgcattgcatacataaattgttctttattcttgttatctgcataatttattattataggttcagattacatgtttttgttatatctgaagatgccccaaacggcgaaaatgttcatatatcttattaaatagcaaataaatatttgcaagttgaaatgtcttaagattgaaaatttattatatacttatttaatagaacacggattgcacctaccaaattatgtcttaaaatactaaaaagagcagatttgtctgcgtttgtcggatgcgcatcattatatttacgaaaaggcacttttcagtgcgaataatttattttgtgtgcacaaggttggaattttgaagtaagagggaaagggtgcaatccgtgttctggagtttatccgttCTGTTCTTTGTCTTTACTCCAAAACTTCTATATTGGTTTGCTCCAAAGTCCATTTGTTAATATGAGATGACGCAAGTTCCGCAAGTTACCCTTACAAACAATACAATGTAACAATATGGGTACTTACTTCTGTGGAAGgatttaatgaatttatataactGCCTCGGGTATTAGTCTGTGGCACCACACACTTCCAATAAAAACTACAGACTGAACTAATAGGACTCACATTGCAACATTACTTAACGGCGTGTTCAGCATGAAGTGATCAAGGAAGCCATGATAGTGGTTCACGTAAGGgctatgacaaaaaaaaataaaaaggagggcatcgagattaaaaaaaaattgaaaaccagaaagaaaaatgtttttcgtaaaattgattaaagttgcatattaaattcattcattcatagtgttctgcccaggaaCAGGTTTTTCCCTGCAAACcccagcattctcctatctttcctattttctgccttcctctccgcatatgatacgtatatcttaatgtcgactatcatctgatatctttttctgccccgaactgttctcctgtttaccattccttccagtgcatccttcagtaggcagttgcttctcaactagtgacccagccaattccttttcctctttctgatcagtttcagcatcattctttcttcatccactttttccaacacagcttcgtttatttctgtctgtccatttcacacgctccaaccttctccatatccacattatcttcaattcgtcgtaatgtccatgtttctgccccatacaatgctacattccatacaaagcaattcactagtatcttcctttgttctttctccagaggtcggcAGGGGATAGgctactcctttttctattaaaagcttcctctgccattgttattctccttttgacttcttggcagcagctcatattactgcttacagtacaccctaagtatttgaagctgtacacttgctctactgcctcatttagaattcgcaagtttaccttctttacttttcttcctatgaccatggtcttcgtcttgtttgcatttattttcatcccatactgctcatagctgtcatttaactccagtagtatattctttagtatcattttctcttctcctaacaccatattatcagcaaatcttgcacacgttattcttcttcctgttgtggtacaccataactaatataaaggTTGATgacaaatatctatctatctatctatctatctatctatctatctatctatctatctatctatctatctatctatctatctatctatctatctatctatctatctatctatctatctatctatctatctatctatctatccatccatccatccatccatccatccatccatccatccatccatccatccatccatccatccatccatccatccatccatccatccatccatccatccatccatctatctatctatctatctatctatctatctatcttcctcccactatcactcctactttctgaaaatagttcttcactaaatcctacaagtatatgttgaacagagtaggtgataaagggcatcctcgtcgtactcctctccctatttcacttccttctgacatttttctACTATACTGACTTTGACTCgattcatataaaggttactgaacggCCTCCTTTCTTTCCAATCCATGTCAATGCATATTTAATTATAGACCATTAAATGATTTCTAAACACAGATATAGCAGGCTTGTCTAGGATTAAAGGTTCAATATTTATAGGTACGTGCAAGACAAggctgatgctgaaactgatcagcaagAGAAAAGGAATTCGTTGAGTTAcgggctgagaagaaattgcctactgaaggatgcactggaaggaaagttGAAaggggagaagaattcggggcagaagaagatataagatgagagacgacattaagatatgtggctaATATAgtcggagattaagaggaaggcagaaaataggaaagataggacaatgctgtgtttgcagtgaaagtcttgcccatgggcagaacacttatgtatgtatacagggtgtttaaaaaatacggggcttaatttcaggtatgtatttcccacatatagacaatcaaaatagttcattacaacatgtgtccggaaatgctttatttccgagttatggccttcacaacattgaaattcaccggaacgtttttctttccgcaggtcgttgccgtcaaaggagacattaagagggcactctgacagttcattccgaggcgaaggttacattcagtgttgtgtaggcgttagactgtgcgacatgtattgaaatcaagagctggcagagatacacttcatgtatggtaaggcggactgcaatgctgcgctggctcgttgtttgtaccaggagaggtatccacagcgacaatgtccagatcggaagacatttgtacgtctccattaccgtctgtgcgagtatggaaaatttaactctcatggtttgggaaggggacgaccaagatctacaactccagaagtacaggaggagattctggaggctgcgaacatgactcctcctatcagcacacgaagggtagcgttgcaagtcaatgttcctcatagactgtctggagactgttgaaagagtatcaattgtatccttatcatttgcaacattTACAGGCCCTGTCACGAGCAGagtaccctgcacgagttaggttctgtcagtggttcttgcagcagtgtggtgtaaatccgaactttcctgccttagtattatttacagatgaagcacagttcacacggcTGGCAtaaaacaaatttccacaatcagcatgtatgggcgtatgaaaacccccACCAGGtgtggttctccctcaacatgtgggccggtatcattggtgatcgattagttggaccccatgtacttgtaaacagacttacggggcaggcgtacacaaacttcctggaaaacaccatacctcatgttttagaagacactccactgatcaatcgtcaacacattcacttcttgcatgatggcgctcctgcacacttcagttgtACAGCtcaccggtacttggatcgaaggtttcctgatcgatggataggtagaggtggcccaattgcttggcctccacgctcacctgatctgaaccctctcgatttctacttgtggggccatttaaaatcattggtttattcgtctccggtgcctgatttggaatccctttggcatcgaattgtggcatgttctgaggatatacgcaatactcctggagtttgggatcgtgttcgcaggtcaatgagacatcgatgtgaggtctgtattcaagcaggagtgGACATTTTGGAAATCTTCTGTattgacaacgacctgcggaaagaaaaacgttctggtgaatttcaatgttgtgaaggccataactcggaaatgaagcatttctggacacatgttgtaatgaactattttgattgtctacatgtgggatatacatacctgaaattatgcccagtatttttgaaacactctgtatgtgtattgttagtgactggtaaatccggccCTGTAAAGAATTTCACCCACTCCCCTTCTAACAGTCCACACGCTGTCCACAAACACGTCCAGATAGAGGTAGAGGGTAGAGAAGAGATtgccctgctactgctactattgataaagaaaacatattacTCACCGGTGAATCATAATGGTGTTGCCTCAGTTATATTAGCCTCAGAAACTGTTTTAGCTGTATGTGGTAACAGCCATcccatttacttgcttatttttttttacaaaaaaaaaagcgcTATTTAAGGAAAACGAACGGTTAAATCACACGAGAAATGCCGAAATTCAAACATTAACCGAAATGACATATTGCAAGAAAGGGGGAGGAATTCACATTGCATATTTCTGACAACAAAATCAGAAGGGAAATAAGATTGAAAAGATTTCTAAGACCCTTGGTAAATTACTACGTACAGTGAAATCTGCCTTTggggtcacttcatttaaacggccacctggccaaaaggccaattttctctggaaccaattggattttccataagatcaatacaaattctctctttatttagcggccacctcatgcaccGGCCAGCAGCAGGTGTCTGTTTGCAATGGAACCTGAATATAAAAGTCACTGtccaagaaaaaaaattttcacgGGTACTGTCTGACcttttttttcgatggttagaggacagagagcaatatcactagctaagtgtacaacagtacaccctccatatcttgcgGTTAGTTGGTTAGTGTTGTATGAcacttttgtcactttccactccgaccctgcacagctataaattcttactcgtttttaaaggattggaacacggacgttttctatcgaaaatgtcacagtatgttttaggtcagtagttaactaTTCGAATTTTTTATATatctttttctcctctttccatctttttctaattggaccagcttttacgaatttttcttttcattcagttgattcagaggaactgtgaagttagtttgagagagaaatcatgtgtaataataaatctagagtggtagttagaggtgagacgaaaaatgattgaagaaagtaagAAGGGaccatctgcgagaaaaattgcagaaatattcaaatgttgaAGGatacaaataaacggtataattaagatgaaatattaaacgaatgggaggaaaatatgcatggtggccaaaaaagaagagcgaatgtgtttagtaatgtgaatgatttcgtttacgaatggttcaagtgtgcgagggcgaagataTTACAGtaagtgggcctatgattcaagagaaaccTCTTGAAATTGctgaagaactcaatgtaagcaattttgttgctagtaatgggtggttagagtgctttagaaaacggcataacattgcatttcgttctgtgtctggtgaaggaggtgacattgcaaccaatgttactgaagaatgggaaagaaaaaaaaagactgccctcaattcttgcggaatatgaactcagacACATTTTCAATGTTGACGAAACAAGTTTCTTTTTCAGGGCCCTCCTTAACAAAACTTTAAGGTTTAAGAAAAAGGAGTGTAAAGGGAGTGGGAAGTTGGCGAAAAacagaataaccctgctcttttgttttaatgctgcGGGAAAAAAAGAAGCACTCTTAATGACAGgaaaatcattgaaaccgagatgtttgaaaaatgttgacatgggcttacAGGGgatgaagtggactgccaacattAAAGCTTGGATAACATTATcgtttgagaattagctatgtgatttcaattccaagattaaacgacaaaatcgcaatgtgatccgtgaaatggtgtttcttcccccaaatacgaCGTCACACCTCTAGctccttgatcaaggtattagccagtcatttaaactgaggtaccgcaagcgagttttgaaaagactagttgcaagaatggaagaggctgacattaatatgcacgattgtcgtacgcgcacagtactaaaaagttaATGAtattcagtactttcatgctgattcataaaaaaccgcaaccttaatcaagcggccacctgataaaacggccatttttccaggtaacttcagatgaccgctttagacaggtttcactgtacattagTTCGCCAaaattaactatttcatcaaacatttgtgacggtaattaaaacattattggaaacttggactgcagtgtcctaaatgtaatatatcaaatagaaaatacacattaaagcgatctgagggtattctaaaaatgactataactacagctaaatagtaaatactagttCGCTATGATGTAGTTTAATTAGTAACGGGAAAATGTTATGCCTATCCAGTCGCAATCCTTTCAACagctgtaaatgaattaacacaTTCCTTTAATAAATTGCTAGTTAATCACACTcatcagtaatttcaaaattgtttcgataAGTTAACTGCAAATTAAGAGAAAGTGGCAGCCAGCACTTTGttgtaaaaatagaataaaataatacttttaagaagtcgcgttgtgaaagtagctagcaataaattttcacaagaaagaagtgtagggTCCGCAGTTACGACAACGTGGTGCTTCCCAACTAGGCAGTCCGTGGTTCCATTCCTGACATGGGGTGAAATTTATCTCTATGCCACAGGACTCAGTAGGTGTTGCACTTGTCCTGTAACATCTACACGATGGTCCTGTATTGTGAGAGATATGCCATCCCCTACATCTCGTTGGCTTGTTGAGTCGGTTATGGCggagataaaacaagacaaagaaagaagttgTGTACGAAGACCTGCCGAAGGATAGCGAGGCTTTATTCCAAAATTACAACAGAAATCACATCACCATAAAAATCGCATTACTGCAGGATTAGGGCCCTCTGAGAAGTGCTGTGAATATTGTGAAGCATTCGTAGATCGGAATAAAATACATGGAATAATGCCCATCATCAGAAAGGCGTATTCAAGTAAGAACATAATAGCGTCCTAAATAGATTTTAGgaaaaagaaattgaataaaatccTTTTATAAATTACTGATTTAATTATAGAGTTACtatctaattaaaaaataaaaaaaaacaactcacTACTCGAAGTAGAAATAATCCATCCAGTGCTAATGCCCACACGTTACCGAAAAAGATGGCACAATACGTTTGTTTTTTAATAATAGGATTTTACATCCACAAAATTGCACGCTTCATGTCTTATCGCTTGTATGTAAGCGTTCATGCTTTATCCGATTACTAGAttccgaaaatttctttccacatattccgcaactgaatggcttctcgccagtATGCACACGTGCATGCTTTTTCACATCACTAGATGtagaaaatttcttttcacatAAATCACAACCGAATGGCTTCTGGCCACTATGTAAAAGTGAATGTTTTTTTAGGCTACCAGAttccgaaaatttctttccacaaataTCACAACCGAACGCTTTCTCCCCTGTGTGCACGAGTGCATGCCTTTTCAGATTACCAGActccgaaaatttctttccacagaTGTCACAAGTGAATGCCTTCTCGCCTGTGTGATGACGTTCATGCTTCCTAAGATGAGTAGAttgcgaaaatttctttccacatttatCACAAACGAAAGGCTTCTCCCCTGTATGTATGCGTTCATGTCTTTTGAGATGATCCAACTTTAAACAATCCTTTCCACAAACGTCACAAATGAACGGTCTTTTGGACGTGTGTAGAAGAGCGTGGCTTTTGAGGTGTGCCGAATCGAAAAACCACTTTTCACAAACGTCACATTTGAATGTCTTTTCTTCCGTCTGCGGACACTCGTCTTCTGTAATACTGTCATAGTATGCTGGCTCTCCAATCCTGTGAAGAATACCTGATTTGAGTTCGATTAATAAGGAAGAAAGGACaataaataacctaaaaaaaatttattagagacaatattttattacacttagTAACTAATAACTAACGTTGAAACATATTGCGATGTATATAAATCTACTCTAATTAAAGATCTTTGTATAAAAAGTCTACAGAACAAAATTATAACGCAGACTGTACAGCAGCAATGACTAGAATCGTCACTAGTCAGTCACATACCAAACTATATGAACAAAATAGAATCGACATGTTGGTTGTAAAACTCGTAACTATATTCCGTTGCTTTCGAGATTATATAAAAGCTGGCGTGGCGCATTCCACGATCAAGAGTGGGTCTGTGAGCGCCATGACAATTTATGCCACTAGGTTCGCTTTGCAGTTCTAttaatgatgaatagttccattactaagcattgtgtatcgtgaaaattctttgattaattttgcattattgaTCGAAtacgaagattataaacatgCCAAGCATATTGCAATCTTATTCGAGATTTATCGATGACTTGTTAAGTAACAGTGTGCATATTTTCAGTGtgatttaatgaaatttacaattttgtttcccgaaagtctgggtttgttcaattaaaaattttgctcTCAAACTACATTCTTCATCTGGTTCAgttactttggcaagttgattgttttcagtttcgtgttttttcttcagatttcgttccccctaattcgttttaattgctgaaagtgaTCTACTGGTGTActtctactttcagacattattatcatcattattattattattattattattattattattattaatttttttattttatttttttttcaaagttatcAAGGATGATATTGATTgcgagtctatcataaacaatatcagccttcgtattcctacaaagggtttaaggtttcaaaattttttttacaacagaaattctaaatcaccttctccagtctgtagatgaataaaatatgccaatttgcatgggcacaatatagatccttttaaagtatagtttcgttttttttttaatttactgcccttgttctcaattttatttatgtatgatttcttgatttaagatattactttattttttcacctttgtatcttctgtttgtgtattgtgctgaattaTAATTggtctctggctgttgttcagcacacaaatattaataataaataaataaatcattatcattaaaaTAGTATAGTTGTTAGTTTGTCTTGCCTTAAGACAATCAGTAGTGTTATTCAATACTTTCGAGGGAAAGAGTAtgattaaaaatcatttgtaatgGCGAAATATTCtacgacaatggttaattattactgctgaatattgacacatataccatttgcattatttaggacaCAACATACGCAGCAACGCGATTTTAATGTTGCGCGTGCTAagtttagtgtaacgtactcccctcatgCTCCAAGccaatcaaatattattacggcATTACgagtgataaataaataataattactacaattattcctTGTTATAAGGTATAAGTATCACCTTATGCAGTACTGAagatttttctttatgttttcattaaattgacatgtcatgagtgacgacagaaaacagctcaggggAGCGAGATGCAGACATTACTAAAAGAGAAATGGAGATCggggagagcagatgcgcatgtgcctatAGGCGGCAAAATTGGGTTTACTTGATTATAGGATATCGTTATTGTTTTTATAAGAatttatgttggctagattgtAGAATGGAGTGAAGtgatacatgtcctgcccacctcaaacgtctggacttaatgttcttaattatgtcaggtgaagaatacaatgtgtgcagttttacgttgtgtaactttactccattcacctgtaacttcatccctcttagccccaaatattttcctaagaaccttattctcaaacacccttaatctctcttcctctctcaagtgagagtccaagtttcacaaccatacagaacaaccggtaatataactgttttataaattgtaactttcagattttttgacagcagactagatgacaaaagcttttcccatatttattctgcgttgaagttccttccgagtgtcatttatatttgttactgttgctccaagatatttgaacttttccacctcttcgaagaataaatatccaatttttatatttccatttcatataatattctgatcacgagacgtaatcatacactttgtcttttttggggtttacttccaaacctatcgctttatttgcctgaaacaggataacatatattatattacataatgcaTGAATATTATTCCTTATATcagaaaaatattataaagaaagaaGGCAATAGACAAACACACACAGAGACAGATAAATGGACGAAGACTAGgtactggacctcggactcatatcgccatcattaattcacatatcatcatccatacaatagcctgggttaagttcaggGTGCAGTGTGTTGTACTCATACAAGAGCGTGGCCGTTCGGttacccagtcattcacagaataggagtggtaagcacaataagcctcaggctgcagtataagccttcgggttcctcgttcgtacaagagagaaaaaaaaaaacacatagagAGAGATAAAGATATAGTCACAGGTAGAAATTTTCAGTTAATACTGAAGCGTTGATTTGAATAAAagtcatatttaaattaattacagaatttgTATCCATCATTATTATATCAATGAAACAGTGACATCAACAACGAAGAAAAGCCTCATACGCTTCACTCACCTCTCAGTTAAGACTTCATCCTTTTCTGCCATTACTTCCAGTTTGACCTCCTCTTCCACTTTATTTAACTCATGTGCCTCCACCTGAAAAGATTATGTGAGACGAAGATATAGGGAAGTAATAGTTGAAGAATCAATACACGGCAgtttgtacagagtgattcacgaaga includes the following:
- the LOC138691719 gene encoding zinc finger protein 233-like, with the translated sequence MDMIKMEPDIDPLEKEISYKTDIERGNSLSEEGNVFDLHATEIKMESMDHNYDLKSEMTFEETPVPIDFPIVKSEAEVEAHELNKVEEEVKLEVMAEKDEVLTERIGEPAYYDSITEDECPQTEEKTFKCDVCEKWFFDSAHLKSHALLHTSKRPFICDVCGKDCLKLDHLKRHERIHTGEKPFVCDKCGKKFSQSTHLRKHERHHTGEKAFTCDICGKKFSESGNLKRHALVHTGEKAFGCDICGKKFSESGSLKKHSLLHSGQKPFGCDLCEKKFSTSSDVKKHARVHTGEKPFSCGICGKKFSESSNRIKHERLHTSDKT